A region of Centropristis striata isolate RG_2023a ecotype Rhode Island chromosome 17, C.striata_1.0, whole genome shotgun sequence DNA encodes the following proteins:
- the LOC131989919 gene encoding NXPE family member 3-like, with product MKTIMDFRHCTRREYMAIFPILAMAVLIFVLRNMEILKSQFQQNLITTSIVALNDSTQHDMHQGFCTFQPLSREDAVEEILLLETIAWPEPPLLPAPLSLNQTSDPAHSSFTILPGRGGGQWHVGDQLEVLIKMSDFQDRPKKFGGDFLLAQLRNQELGAGVAGQVVDHLNGSYSAVFSLLWEGDAQVQVMLVHPSEAIPVVNRLNNEQPDRIIFKSVFRSGRLSETTICNVCLRPTQQPLCNYTDPRTGEPWFCYKPKKLSCGARVSHIRGDIKKNLENKLLKSGVNMKVYIPASGPASVLVLPKNEGQPEEKSSIVTSGPSGYYYQGAWRALDGTTVHQFNTASAITQCLKGKVVLMYGDSTIRQWFTHLIAALPGLKGFDLHTHKQAGPLMALDYANNILMMFRCHGPPIRFGPVPTTELRYIANELDDVTGGINTVVVLGLWAHFSTFPVEIYIRRLQNIRRAVVRLLDRSPGTLVVIRTANPKKLYETVTISDWCALQRDKVLRAMFKGLNVHLIDAWEMALAHNLPHDLHPQPPIIKNMIDILLSYICPQKGS from the exons ATGAAGACTATCATGGATTTCAGACATTGTACAAGAAGGGAGTACATGGCCATCTTCCCCATTCTGGCTATGGCTGTGCTAATATTTGTGCTACGTAACATGGAGATCCTGAAG TCCCAGTTTCAGCAAAACCTGATCACAACCAGCATCGTTGCTCTGAATGATTCTACTCAGCATGACATGCATCAAGGCTTCTGCACCTTCCAGCCACTGTCTCGAGAGGATGCTGTGGAGGAAATCCTCCTTCTAGAAACCATTGCTTGGCCTGAACCTCCACTTTTGCCAGCTCCTCTTTCCCTGAATCAGACCAGTGATCCAGCTCACAGCTCCTTCACCATTCTCccagggaggggaggaggacagTGGCATGTAGGGGATCAGCTGGAGGTTCTGATCAAAATGTCTGACTTCCAGGACCGTCCCAAGAAGTTTGGGGGGGACTTCTTACTCGCCCAGCTGCGCAATCAGGAGCTTGGTGCAGGTGTGGCTGGGCAGGTGGTGGATCATCTCAATGGCAGCTACTCTGCTGTTTTCTCTTTACTCTGGGAAGGAGACGCACAGGTTCAG GTGATGCTGGTCCACCCCAGTGAGGCTATCCCAGTGGTAAACAGGCTGAACAATGAACAGCCTGACAGGATTATCTTCAAGAGTGTCTTCCGCTCAGGCAGACTCTCTGAAACTACCATCTGTAACGTCTGCCTACGTCCAACACAGCAGCCGCTGTGCAACTACACTGACCCCCGTACAGGCGAACCTTGGTTCTGTTACAAGCCAAAGAAACTGAGCTGTGGTGCCAGGGTCAGCCACATAAGgggagacataaaaaaaaatcttgaaaacaAGCTTTTAAAAAG TGGTGTCAACATGAAAGTCTACATTCCTGCTTCAGGACCTGCCAGTGTCCTTGTGTTGCCAAAAAATGAAG GTCAACCAGAGGAGAAGAGCAGCATTGTGACATCTGGACCCTCTGGTTATTACTACCAGGGTGCGTGGCGAGCACTAGATGGCACCACAGTTCACCAATTCAACACCGCCTCTGCCATCACTCAGTGTCTAAAAGGCAAAGTGGTCCTCATGTATGGAGACTCCACCATCAGGCAATGGTTTACACACCTCATCGCAGCACTACCAG GTCTTAAGGGGTTTGATCTGCACACCCACAAGCAAGCTGGACCTTTAATGGCCTTAGACTATGCAAACAACATCTTGATGATGTTTCGCTGTCATGGTCCTCCTATTCGCTTTGGCCCAGTTCCAACCACTGAACTTCGTTATATTGCCAATGAACTGGATGATGTAACTGGAGGCATCAACACTGTTGTCGTTCTTGGCCTCTGGGCTCACTTCAGCACTTTCCCCGTGGAGATCTACATCCGGCGACTTCAGAACATCCGCAGGGCGGTAGTGCGGCtgctggacaggtctccaggtACGCTGGTCGTCATCCGGACGGCGAACCCCAAAAAACTTTATGAAACAGTAACCATCAGTGACTGGTGCGCATTGCAGCGTGATAAGGTGCTGAGAGCTATGTTCAAAGGGCTGAATGTTCATCTGATCGATGCCTGGGAGATGGCCCTAGCTCACAACCTCCCTCATGACCTCCACCCACAACCTCCTATTATTAAGAATATGATTGACATTCTCTTGTCCTACATATGCCCTCAAAAGGGCAGCTAG
- the LOC131990158 gene encoding uncharacterized protein LOC131990158, whose protein sequence is MSALAGAVLAYNKTDMMLLVQAVRSGNGELYARYSDEEMIAFLKPHQESALVIESIIAEFRGPAGLDIDGIHLFKSTEAVDAHWATASKYLGCMQDPPGIQLYVSVKVVVLNGVRLKYKCRRGSNSLEGLHAHLYNAIPSEMWDYAIPSIPDGLCCAVEQPHGITPGCWWSGLADARQIQRINQQAEVLFGKEHVLEPNFAAPMPVPDAYEHPDEEELLNVEQAVCQCTSFTAKNFYVQKVEEEQSREEEEESAEKDEDEEMADEGLGMSAESEEDPIDSFCRNHAILTKAEQVEEDSPALQDVLMTERHLHLPGIEEVLLELVDNSDRHLVPADLRQKIVTTASSLHEHDKTAARFVKKYESRWGYTLFGWCLGADTHETRAAQKTKFGWMRFPQAAQVTKDSRLLYLLIKMLKNRPPCSQLSSPSKVVASIKGQHKRIADRLRDDAILCGLAIPLPNVNAKSISTFIAREEKKANYRATVMPRVTPHQKVL, encoded by the exons ATGAGTGCCTTGGCAGGTGCGGTGCTTGCCTACAACAAGACGGACATGATGCTCCTAGTCCAGGCCGTCAGGAGTGGCAACGGAGAGCTGTACGCCAGGTATTCGGATGAGGAGATGATAGCCTTCCTCAAGCCTCACCAG GAGTCTGCTCTGGTGATTGAGTCCATCATTGCTGAGTTCAGGGGACCAGCAGGCCTGGACATTGATGGAATCCACCTGTTCAAATCAACAGAGGCAGTTGATGCTCACTGGGCAACTGCAAGCAAGTATCTCGGTTGCATGCAG gATCCCCCTGGCATACAGCTGTATGTTTCTGTGAAGGTGGTGGTGCTGAATGGTGTTCGGCTTAAGTACAAGTGCCGGAGAGGCAGTAACTCTTTGGAGGGGTTGCACGCACACCTTTACAATGCCATACCTTCAGAGATGTGGGATTATGCCATTCCAA GCATACCTGATGGCCTTTGCTGTGCAGTGGAACAACCGCATGGCATCACTCCGGGTTGCTGGTGGTCAGGGTTGGCAGACGCGCGGCAGATCCAGCGCATCAATCAGCAGGCTGAGGTTCTGTTCGGCAAGGAGCACGTCCTGGAGCCCAACTTTGCTGCTCCAATGCCCGTCCCTGATGCGTACGAGCACCCAGACGAGGAGGAGCTCCTTAACGTGGAGCAAGCCGTGTGCCAGTGTACCAGCTTCACTGCTAAGAATTTCTATGTCCAGAAAG TTGAGGAAGAGCAGTctcgtgaggaggaggaggagtcggCTGagaaagatgaagatgaggagaTGGCAGACGAGGGTCTTGGCATGTCTGCAGAGTCAGAGGAGGATCCTATTGACAGCTTCTGTAGGAACCATGCCATCCTCACCAAGGCAgaacaggtggaggaggacaGCCCCGCTCTGCAAGATGTGCTCATGACCGAGAGACATCTGCATCTGCCAGGAATAGAAGAAGTGCTCCTAGAACTGGTAGACAACAGCGACCGCCACCTAGTgccagctgacctgaggcagaAGATCGTCACCACCGCCAGCTCTCTTCACGAGCATGACAAGACCGCCGCCAGATTTGTCAAAAAGTATGAGTCCAGGTGGGGCTACACCCTGTTTGGCTGGTGTCTTGGGGCTGACACCCACGAGACCAGAGCAGCTCAGAAGACAAAGTTTGGCTGGATGAGGTTCCCTCAGGCGGCACAGGTAACAAAGGACAGCCGTCTGCTCTACCTCCTCATCAAGATGCTCAAAAATCGACCGCCGTGTAGTCAACTGTCCTCCCCCAGTAAAGTCGTGGCTTCTATAAAGGGGCAGCATAAAAGGATTGCAGACCGACTCAGAGACGATGCCATCCTGTGCGGCCTTGCCATTCCTCTGCCCAATGTGAATGCTAAATCCATCTCCACCTTTATTGCGAGGGAGGAGAAAAAGGCCAACTACAGGGCAACAGTAATGCCCAGAGTAACACCACACCAGAAAGTGTTGTAA